Genomic window (Flavobacteriales bacterium):
GTTATCCGGGGGCCTTGCATGATTCAACCGGGCGATCGAGAAAATCCTGACTACGGCTATCCACTATGTCAGTTGGAACCACGCTCTATCCCTATTTCAGAGTAGTGCGACTCGACGCTAATGGTGCAGATCCGGAACTTCGCTCTGGGGCAATGGCGCAGAAGGCTCGATACGCACCCTCTCACTGCGAGCGATGGGCGAATCGTTGTTGGCGGTAGCTTCACCTCGTACAATGGCGTGAATGCATGCCGTATAGCACGCCCACATTCTGACGGGGTTCTCGATCAGAGTTTCAGCGTCAGTTCGGGGCGAACGATGAAGTAAGAGCGGTACTGGTTCTGCCAGATGACAAACTCCTTGTTGGCGGTCTGTTCACAGGAATTCAATGGTGAGAATGCAGGGCGTGTGGCCAGACTGGATTCCAATGGTGCCATCGACGATTCGTTCGCTGTTGGAACAGGAGCCGATGATGAAGTGTTCTGCTTGGGACGCCGCTCTGATGGCCGGTTATTCGTCGGCGGTCGATTTGGAACGTTCGACGGTTGTCTTGACGGGCGCATCGTACGGTTGCTGCCAGAAGGTCAACTCGATGTGGGTTTCAACCCGGGCACA
Coding sequences:
- a CDS encoding delta-60 repeat domain-containing protein, whose amino-acid sequence is MVQIRNFALGQWRRRLDTHPLTASDGRIVVGGSFTSYNGVNACRIARPHSDGVLDQSFSVSSGRTMK